The nucleotide window ACCACCGAGCAGGTAACCAACCCCGCGAACGGTTTTCAGCAATTGTGGTCGTGAAGGATCTTCACCGAGCTTATTGCGCAAACGGGAGATATAGATATCCACGGAACGATCCACACCGTTATATTCAAGGCCGAACAGAGCTTCATAAATCTGGTCACGACTCAGAACCGTGCGAGCATGGCGCGCCAGATACCACAACAGGTCAAATTCTTTGGAGGTTAAATCAACACTTTTCCCACCACACGACACTTCACGACGGCCTGAATCCACCTCCAGACTGCCCAAGGTGATGGTGGCGTCTTCACCGGTTTCCGCCAGTTGACGCCGACGCAAGACGGCACGAATTCGGGCACGCAACAATGTGGCACTGATCGGTTTGACAACAAAATCATCCGCGCCCATCTCCAGACCGAGAACCTGAAACATCTCATCGGCATGTTCGGCCAGGACGACCAAGGGCCCTGTATACTGTTCACGTAAAAAACGGCAACTGCTCGCCACATCCAGAGAGGATTCGGCAACATCTATGACAACCAACTCCGGGACCAGTTCCTCACACACCCCGAGAATCTCTTCGGCATTGTGGTACACCGCAGGAGAAAATC belongs to Desulfuromonas acetoxidans DSM 684 and includes:
- a CDS encoding response regulator transcription factor, translating into MAFSMESERVVLVLTDDAQNCDGTVTCLSEDGFSPAVYHNAEEILGVCEELVPELVVIDVAESSLDVASSCRFLREQYTGPLVVLAEHADEMFQVLGLEMGADDFVVKPISATLLRARIRAVLRRRQLAETGEDATITLGSLEVDSGRREVSCGGKSVDLTSKEFDLLWYLARHARTVLSRDQIYEALFGLEYNGVDRSVDIYISRLRNKLGEDPSRPQLLKTVRGVGYLLGG